One Malaclemys terrapin pileata isolate rMalTer1 chromosome 7, rMalTer1.hap1, whole genome shotgun sequence genomic region harbors:
- the PARP3 gene encoding protein mono-ADP-ribosyltransferase PARP3, translating to MAPKRKAPAKAQAQDKKVKQEPEEDSVRSTVEALKTAPKEKLKAKIDSACQLSNGSDAQIHEDYDCMLNQTNIGNNNNKFYIIQLIAHNGSYSCWNRWGRVGEVGQSKLSPFPSLEAAKKDFEKKFREKTKNSWAERENFVAHPGKYTLIEVQHGAEEEQEVTVKVDSVDGGKRSKQRTLPCSLDKATQELVSLIFSNDMFKEAMQTMNIDVKKMPLGKLSKQQIAKGFEALEAIETALQEQPLSSRQLEELSSRFYTIIPHSFGRARPPTINTQEIVQAKKDMLLVLADIELAQSLQAQKKEEEEEEVRVEEVPHPLDKDYELLKCELTLVDPALEDYQVIQTYVEKTGSSHQKVKILNIWKVKREGEGERFKAHDHLENRRLLWHGTNVAVVAAILKSGLRIMPHSGGRVGKGLYFASENDKSMRYVSCTSQGVGIMFLNEVALGKEYRITKDDASLCKAPPGYDSVIACGQTEPDPACDRELMVEGRKVLVPQGKPIPMAKYQDSYFSQSEYLIYQESQCQIRYLLQLRF from the exons ATGGCCCCCAAACGCAAGGCGCCTGCCAAGGCCCAGGCCCAGGACAAGAAGGTGAAGCAGGAGCCGGAGGAGGACAGCGTCCGGTCCACCGTGGAGGCGTTGAAGACCGCTCCCAAGGAGAAGCTTAAAGCCAAGATCGACTCTGCCTGCCAGCTGAGCAATGGGAGCGATGCCCAG ATCCATGAGGATTACGACTGCATGTTGAACCAGACCAACATcgggaacaacaacaacaagttcTACATCATCCAGCTCATCGCTCACAACGGCAGCTACAGCTGCTGGAACCGCTGGGGTCGCGTG GGGGAGGTGGGACAGTCAAAGCtcagccccttcccttccctggaaGCTGCCAAGAAGGACTTTGAGAAGAAGTTCCGGGAGAAGACCAAGAACAGCTGGGCTGAGCGGGAGAACTTTGTGGCCCACCCTGGCAAGTATACCCTGATCGAGGTGCAGCACGGGGCTGAGGAGGAACAGGAGGTGACCGTGAAG gtgGACAGCGTGGATGGAGGGAAGCGCTCCAAGCAGAGGACGTTGCCCTGCAGCCTGGACAAGGCCACCCAGGAGCTGGTCTCACTCATCTTCAGCAATGACATGTTCAAAGAGGCCATGCAGACCATGAATATCG ATGTGAAGAAGATGCCGCTGGGGAAGCTGAGCAAGCAGCAGATTGCCAAGGGCTTTGAGGCCTTGGAGGCCATTGAGACGGCTCTGCAGGAGCAGCCACTGTCCAGCAGGCAGCTGGAGGAGCTGTCGTCCCGCTTCTATACCATCATCCCCCACAGCTTCGGCCGCGCTAGGCCCCCCACCATCAACACGCAGGAGATCGTCCAGGCCAAGAAGGACATGCTGCTG GTGCTGGCAGACATTGAACTGGCCCAGAGCCTGCAGGCgcagaagaaggaggaggaggaagaggaggtgagGGTGGAGGAAGTGCCTCACCCGCTGGACAAGGACTATGAGCTTCTGAAGTGTGAGCTCACCCTGGTGGATCCGGCGTTGGAGGATTACCAG GTGATCCAGACCTACGTAGAGAAGACTGGGTCGAGCCACCAGAAGGTCAAGATCCTGAACATCTGGAAggtgaagagggagggagag GGCGAGCGCTTCAAGGCTCACGACCACCTGGAGAACCGGCGCCTGCTGTGGCACGGCACCAACGTGGCCGTCGTCGCCGCCATCCTTAAGAGCGGCCTGCGCATCATGCCGCACTCCGGCGGGCGTGTGGGCAAGGGGCTTTACTTCGCCTCCGAGAACGACAAGTCGATGAGATACG TGAGCTGCACCTCCCAGGGGGTCGGGATCATGTTCCTCAACGAGGTGGCCCTAGGCAAGGAGTATCGGATCACCAAGGACGACGCGTCGTTGTGCAAGGCCCCTCCGGGGTATGACAGCGTGATCGCCTGCGGTCAAACTGAGCCAG ACCCTGCTTGTGACCGGGAGCTGATGGTGGAGGGCAGGAAGGTGCTGGTGCCGCAGGGGAAGCCCATCCCCATGGCCAAGTACCAGGACTCCTACTTCAGCCAGAGCGAGTACCTGATCTACCAGGAGAGCCAGTGCCAGATCCGCTACCTGCTCCAGCTCCGCTTCTGA
- the RRP9 gene encoding U3 small nucleolar RNA-interacting protein 2 isoform X2 → MAASGAKKKQQQRAAAAGGAGRRRRKVPDAEEKSWQKAGSKLNEEISSDSDTENPTFGGKRKKENEAEEIEETAQEKKLRLAKLYLEQLRQQEEEKAEEEALEKDLVAGRLKEDVLEQKGKLQRPIAKDLQPPDTAAIRVLRGHQLPITCLVISPDDKCIFSAAKDCSIIKWDVESGKKLHVIPGGKKGTEAQHVCHTAHVLSMAISSDGKYLATGDRNKLIMIWEAVTCKHLYKFTGHRDAVTGLSFQKGTHQLYSASHDRSVKVWNVAENAYVETLFGHQDAITGLDSLSRECCVTSGGRDGTVRVWKIPEESQLVFYGHQGSIDCVQLINEEHMVSGADDGSVALWGLSKKKPLTTVRQAHSNHGAQGLEQPYWISSVATLLNSDVVATGSHSASVRLWKCGEGFRRLEPLFDIPLIGFVNSLKFSSAGDFLVVGVGQEHRLGRWWRIKEAKNSICIIPLQRMTAGSAQPADGS, encoded by the exons ATGGCGGCGTCGGGAGCTAAGAAAAaacagcagcagcgagcggccgCGGCGGGGGGAGCCGGGCGCAGGCGGCGCAAG GTCCCTGATGCAGAGGAGAAATCCTGGCAGAAAGCTGGCTCGAAGCTGAATGAGGAGATCTCCAGCGACTCTGATACAGAGAA CCCTACATTTGGTGGGAAGCGGAAGAAGGAGAATGAGGCAGAAGAGATTGAAGAGACGGCACAGGAGAAGAAGCTGAGATTAGCCAAACTTTACCTGGAGCAGCTTCGACAGCAGG AGGAGGAAAAGGCAGAAGAGGAGGCCTTGGAAAAGGACTTGGTTGCTGGCCGACTGAAGGAAGATGTG CTTGAACAGAAGGGAAAACTGCAGCGACCGATCGCCAAAGAT TTGCAGCCTCCAGATACAGCAGCCATCCGAGTGCTGCGAGGTCACCAGCTGCCCATCACCTGCCTGGTCATCTCTCCAGATGACAAGTGCATCTTCTCAGCTGCCAAAGACTGCTCCATCATCAAAT GGGATGTGGAGAGCGGGAAGAAGTTGCACGTGATACCTGGAGGGAAGAAGGGGACAGAGGCCCAGCACGTCTGCCACACAGCGCATGTTCTCTCCATGGCCATCTCGTCAGATGGCAAATACCTG GCCACAGGAGACAGAAACAAACTGATCATGATCTGGGAGGCTGTCACATGCAAGCACCTGTATAAATTCACTGGCCATCGAGATGCTGTGACG GGCTTGTCGTTCCAGAAGGGCACTCACCAGCTGTACAGCGCCTCGCACGATCGCTCTGTCAAAGTCTGGAACGTGGCTGAGAACGCCTACGTGGAAACTCT GTTCGGGCACCAGGATGCGATCACGGGGCTGGACAGCCTGAGCCGGGAGTGCTGTGTCACGTCAGGCGGGCGAGACGGCACCGTCCGGGTCTGGAAGATCCCTGAGGAGTCTCAGCTTGTGTTCTATGGGCACCA GGGCTCCATCGACTGCGTCCAGCTGATCAACGAGGAGCACATGGTGTCCGGCGCGGACGACGG GTCGGTCGCCCTTTGGGGCCTTTCAAAGAAGAAGCCGCTCACGACGGTGAGGCAAGCGCACAGTAACCACGGCGCCCAGGGCCTGGAGCAGCCGTACTGGATCTCCTCGGTGGCCACCCTGCTGAACAGTGACGTTGTAGCCACAG GCTCGCACAGTGCCAGCGTGCGGCTGTGGAAGTGCGGTGAGGGATTCCGAAGGCTGGAGCCGCTCTTCGACATCCCCCTG aTCGGCTTTGTCAACAGCTTGAAGTTCTCCAGTGCTGGGGATTTCCTGGTTGTTGGGGTTGGACAGGAACACAG GTTGGGCCGCTGGTGGCGAATCAAAGAAGCCAAGAACAGCATCTGCATCATCCCGCTGCAGAGGATGACGGCTGGCAGCGCACAGCCAGCTGACggctcctaa
- the RRP9 gene encoding U3 small nucleolar RNA-interacting protein 2 isoform X1, with the protein MAASGAKKKQQQRAAAAGGAGRRRRKVPDAEEKSWQKAGSKLNEEISSDSDTENPTFGGKRKKENEAEEIEETAQEKKLRLAKLYLEQLRQQEEEKAEEEALEKDLVAGRLKEDVLEQKGKLQRPIAKDLQPPDTAAIRVLRGHQLPITCLVISPDDKCIFSAAKDCSIIKWDVESGKKLHVIPGGKKGTEAQHVCHTAHVLSMAISSDGKYLATGDRNKLIMIWEAVTCKHLYKFTGHRDAVTGLSFQKGTHQLYSASHDRSVKVWNVAENAYVETLFGHQDAITGLDSLSRECCVTSGGRDGTVRVWKIPEESQLVFYGHQGSIDCVQLINEEHMVSGADDGSVALWGLSKKKPLTTVRQAHSNHGAQGLEQPYWISSVATLLNSDVVATGASRCSHSASVRLWKCGEGFRRLEPLFDIPLIGFVNSLKFSSAGDFLVVGVGQEHRLGRWWRIKEAKNSICIIPLQRMTAGSAQPADGS; encoded by the exons ATGGCGGCGTCGGGAGCTAAGAAAAaacagcagcagcgagcggccgCGGCGGGGGGAGCCGGGCGCAGGCGGCGCAAG GTCCCTGATGCAGAGGAGAAATCCTGGCAGAAAGCTGGCTCGAAGCTGAATGAGGAGATCTCCAGCGACTCTGATACAGAGAA CCCTACATTTGGTGGGAAGCGGAAGAAGGAGAATGAGGCAGAAGAGATTGAAGAGACGGCACAGGAGAAGAAGCTGAGATTAGCCAAACTTTACCTGGAGCAGCTTCGACAGCAGG AGGAGGAAAAGGCAGAAGAGGAGGCCTTGGAAAAGGACTTGGTTGCTGGCCGACTGAAGGAAGATGTG CTTGAACAGAAGGGAAAACTGCAGCGACCGATCGCCAAAGAT TTGCAGCCTCCAGATACAGCAGCCATCCGAGTGCTGCGAGGTCACCAGCTGCCCATCACCTGCCTGGTCATCTCTCCAGATGACAAGTGCATCTTCTCAGCTGCCAAAGACTGCTCCATCATCAAAT GGGATGTGGAGAGCGGGAAGAAGTTGCACGTGATACCTGGAGGGAAGAAGGGGACAGAGGCCCAGCACGTCTGCCACACAGCGCATGTTCTCTCCATGGCCATCTCGTCAGATGGCAAATACCTG GCCACAGGAGACAGAAACAAACTGATCATGATCTGGGAGGCTGTCACATGCAAGCACCTGTATAAATTCACTGGCCATCGAGATGCTGTGACG GGCTTGTCGTTCCAGAAGGGCACTCACCAGCTGTACAGCGCCTCGCACGATCGCTCTGTCAAAGTCTGGAACGTGGCTGAGAACGCCTACGTGGAAACTCT GTTCGGGCACCAGGATGCGATCACGGGGCTGGACAGCCTGAGCCGGGAGTGCTGTGTCACGTCAGGCGGGCGAGACGGCACCGTCCGGGTCTGGAAGATCCCTGAGGAGTCTCAGCTTGTGTTCTATGGGCACCA GGGCTCCATCGACTGCGTCCAGCTGATCAACGAGGAGCACATGGTGTCCGGCGCGGACGACGG GTCGGTCGCCCTTTGGGGCCTTTCAAAGAAGAAGCCGCTCACGACGGTGAGGCAAGCGCACAGTAACCACGGCGCCCAGGGCCTGGAGCAGCCGTACTGGATCTCCTCGGTGGCCACCCTGCTGAACAGTGACGTTGTAGCCACAGGTGCCTCGCGCT GCTCGCACAGTGCCAGCGTGCGGCTGTGGAAGTGCGGTGAGGGATTCCGAAGGCTGGAGCCGCTCTTCGACATCCCCCTG aTCGGCTTTGTCAACAGCTTGAAGTTCTCCAGTGCTGGGGATTTCCTGGTTGTTGGGGTTGGACAGGAACACAG GTTGGGCCGCTGGTGGCGAATCAAAGAAGCCAAGAACAGCATCTGCATCATCCCGCTGCAGAGGATGACGGCTGGCAGCGCACAGCCAGCTGACggctcctaa